A region of Solanum dulcamara chromosome 7, daSolDulc1.2, whole genome shotgun sequence DNA encodes the following proteins:
- the LOC129896674 gene encoding protein AGENET DOMAIN (AGD)-CONTAINING P1-like has translation MAPNFEEYRSESLIDNIKARINKMAFRKQDTTKLFQRGDQVEVASQEWGYIGAYYTATIVSLIGNSHYRVQYTNLVNDDKSDLLEEIVTASEIRPMPPKQHETLLIPEDIRMYDIVDVFDNDGWWIGFISGRHEENYYVYFPTTGDNVAYPPQLLRFHQEWSKGKWISSN, from the coding sequence ATGGCACCCAATTTTGAGGAATATCGTTCAGAAAGCTTGATAGACAACATAAAGGCAAGAATTAATAAAATGGCATTCAGGAAACAGGACACAACAAAATTGTTTCAAAGGGGTGATCAAGTTGAAGTTGCAAGTCAAGAATGGGGATATATTGGTGCTTATTACACCGCCACTATCGTTTCTTTGATTGGAAATTCTCACTATAGAGTCCAATATACGAATTTGGTGAACGACGATAAGTCTGATTTACTAGAGGAAATTGTCACGGCTTCTGAAATCCGTCCCATGCCACCTAAACAACATGAGACATTATTAATACCAGAAGATATTCGTATGTACGATATAGTTGATGTGTTTGACAATGATGGATGGTGGATCGGTTTTATTTCTGGAAGACATGAAGAAAATTACTATGTTTATTTCCCTACAACTGGGGATAATGTTGCATATCCTCCTCAACTCTTGAGGTTTCATCAAGAATGGAGTAAGGGCAAGTGGATTTCTTCCAACTAA
- the LOC129896276 gene encoding protein DUF642 L-GALACTONO-1,4-LACTONE-RESPONSIVE GENE 2-like, with product MKMKKMAIMNIVLLFATINVALSVQDGLLPNGNFEQGPKASQMKGTKVTDPHAIPHWEISGYVEYIKAGQTQGDMLLPVPEGAFAVRLGEDASIKIRVANVTSGTFYSLSFNFARTCAQDEKLNVSVSPNTEPNDWGVLPMQTMYSSDGWDSYSWGFLAQANEIEIMLHNPAVEKDPACGPLIDFIALKALKTPHRPKGNMLKNGNFEEGPYILPNTSWGVLIPPNIEDDHSPLPGWMIESLKAVKYIDSEHFTVPEGKHAIELVAGRESAIAQVVRTQKGKVYDLMFSVGDAGNSCQGSMLIEAFAGKITLRVPYESTGNGGFKRAKLRFTAINERTRVRFLSTYYHMKSDHSGSLCGPVVDDVRLIGVRHP from the exons atgaaaatgaagaaaatggcAATAATGAATATAGTGCTGCTCTTTGCCACCATAAATGTCGCTTTATCTGTACAAGACG GATTATTGCCTAATGGCAACTTCGAGCAAGGTCCAAAAGCATCACAAATGAAGGGCACAAAAGTGACAGACCCACACGCAATACCCCACTGGGAAATATCAGGCTATGTAGAATATATTAAAGCAGGACAAACACAAGGTGATATGTTGCTTCCAGTGCCTGAAGGAGCTTTTGCTGTTAGGCTTGGGGAAGacgcctccatcaagatcagaGTCGCGAATGTCACTAGTGGGACTTTCTACTCTCTGTCTTTCAACTTTGCTAGGACTTGTGCGCAAGACGAGAAACTCAACGTGTCGGTGTCGCCTAATACTGAGCCTAATGACTGGGGAGTGCTTCCTATGCAGACTATGTATAGTAGTGATGGTTGGGACTCCTATTCATGGGGTTTCTTAGCCCAAGCCAATGAGATTGAAATCATGTTACACAATCCAGCAGTTGAGAAGGACCCAGCTTGTGGCCCACTCATTGATTTCATTGCTCTCAAGGCTCTGAAAACCCCACATAGACCAAAAG GCAACATGTTGAAGAATGGAAACTTTGAAGAGGGTCCATATATCTTACCCAACACAAGCTGGGGTGTTCTAATTCCTCCAAACATTGAGGATGATCACTCACCTTTGCCCGGATGGATGATCGAATCTCTCAAGGCAGTAAAATACATTGATTCTGAGCACTTCACCGTACCAGAGGGCAAGCATGCCATCGAGCTTGTGGCTGGAAGAGAAAGCGCAATAGCACAAGTAGTGAGGACTCAGAAGGGAAAAGTGTATGACCTTATGTTCTCAGTTGGAGATGCGGGCAATTCCTGCCAAGGGTCAATGCTTATAGAGGCATTTGCTGGAAAGATCACTTTGCGAGTCCCCTATGAATCCACAGGTAATGGAGGATTCAAACGGGCCAAGCTTCGGTTCACAGCAATTAATGAGCGCACCAGGGTCAGGTTCTTGAGCACATACTATCACATGAAGAGCGATCACTCTGGCTCCCTGTGTGGTCCTGTGGTTGATGATGTGAGATTAATCGGAGTTCGCCATCCATAG